Proteins encoded together in one Pontiella desulfatans window:
- a CDS encoding DUF6786 family protein codes for MNKKLVGIMHGLFVSAALLCAAPKPLTFDEDVAFLKKHTDVVVLKKGERQAAVVPQYQGRVMTSTTGAGASFGWLNYKVIEKGLLSEREAKGALEEHIYVFGGEERFWLGPEGGQFGIFFKPGDPFEFAVWKTPASLDTLPYRITNQTKDSVAFAHDCSLQNHSGTEFSVGIERTVRLLDDNGVKDVFGSSVPDHVKYVAYESDNVLKNIGDQPWTKEGGMLSIWLLGMYKPSPGTTVVIPFKDGPEAQLGPAVNDAYFGRVPPEYMAVSKSTVFFKGDGTRRGKIGISPARSKGIAGSYDADGRVLTLVTYNAPKKTDGYVNSMWEIQKQPFGGDVINSYNDGSPSPGLDPLGPFYELETSSPAAALKPGESIRHIQRTIHIAGPESELDAIAQKTLGVRLHEIKEVFRK; via the coding sequence ATGAATAAAAAACTAGTTGGCATAATGCATGGATTGTTTGTTTCCGCAGCATTGCTCTGTGCTGCACCCAAACCCCTCACGTTCGATGAGGATGTTGCATTTCTCAAAAAACATACCGATGTGGTTGTACTCAAGAAAGGGGAGCGGCAGGCTGCGGTGGTGCCGCAGTATCAGGGTCGCGTCATGACCAGCACAACCGGAGCCGGAGCCAGTTTTGGATGGCTGAATTATAAGGTCATTGAAAAAGGGCTGCTCTCGGAGCGGGAAGCCAAGGGGGCACTGGAGGAGCATATCTATGTCTTTGGCGGGGAAGAGCGTTTCTGGCTGGGGCCGGAGGGAGGACAGTTTGGAATCTTTTTCAAACCGGGCGATCCCTTCGAATTCGCCGTGTGGAAAACCCCGGCATCGCTCGACACCCTTCCCTATCGAATAACGAACCAAACCAAAGACAGCGTTGCATTTGCGCATGACTGCTCGCTCCAGAACCACAGCGGCACGGAATTTTCGGTGGGCATCGAACGGACGGTTCGGCTGCTGGACGACAACGGTGTAAAGGATGTGTTCGGCAGCAGCGTGCCGGATCATGTGAAGTATGTGGCCTATGAATCCGACAACGTGCTCAAAAACATCGGTGACCAGCCTTGGACGAAAGAAGGCGGCATGCTTTCGATCTGGTTGCTGGGCATGTACAAACCATCGCCCGGCACCACGGTTGTCATCCCTTTCAAGGATGGACCGGAAGCGCAGCTTGGCCCCGCGGTTAATGACGCATACTTCGGGAGGGTGCCGCCGGAATACATGGCGGTGTCGAAATCCACTGTTTTTTTCAAAGGCGATGGAACCCGTCGGGGGAAAATCGGCATCAGCCCGGCGCGCTCCAAAGGCATCGCCGGCAGCTATGATGCGGATGGCCGGGTGCTCACATTGGTCACCTATAACGCGCCGAAAAAAACCGACGGCTATGTCAACTCCATGTGGGAAATCCAAAAGCAGCCGTTCGGCGGCGACGTGATCAATTCATACAACGACGGATCGCCCAGCCCCGGCCTCGATCCACTGGGGCCGTTCTACGAACTGGAGACGTCATCGCCCGCTGCCGCGCTGAAACCCGGTGAAAGCATTCGGCACATCCAGCGCACCATTCATATTGCGGGGCCGGAATCGGAATTGGACGCCATCGCACAAAAAACGTTGGGCGTGCGGCTGCATGAAATCAAAGAGGTCTTCCGAAAATGA
- a CDS encoding alpha-L-fucosidase produces the protein MGIGDRVGKLMAGILVLSLIGGMAHGKEEVEWSYRDETAEQRNARMGWWREARFGMFIHWGVYSVPAGTYKGEQIGFIGEWIMHRAQIPIAEYKEYAKQFNPVKYDPEAWVRMAKDAGMKYIVITSKHHDGFALFDTKASDWNVVQASPYGKDLLKPLAEACRKHGMKLGFYYSQAQDWTHPGGSSRDNEYWDDAQNGDMDEFIKNISIPQIKELFTNYGDVAVLWWDTALRMTPERANLFKGLVELQPGIITNDRLLRGHSGDMKTPEQHVPATGLDYDWESCMTMNTTWGYKSYDDNWKSSEQLIRHLVDVASKGGNYLLNVGPMSTGEFPPESVERLKDIGDWMEVNSSSIYGTTASPFIRLKWGRCTKKEYINSSQLYFHVFDWPEDGRLVIDGLRNEVLDAYFMADLQQHPKVERTDKGVVLLLPEKPLDPVTTVIVVKVDGKLDVERIMPKQNEDGVLALKLEDANLHVPAYGDQIKIKQDANGTDYIDGWTDYRCRIDWLVQIDQPGMFDVYAEVGVDETTGFMLLVDKARKPMAGKTTGGLENYKTIKVGRMKLTEGERTIKIFPQKQKWTAMNFRSMTLKPAAAPPGQE, from the coding sequence ATGGGCATTGGGGATCGAGTAGGCAAACTGATGGCGGGAATTCTTGTGCTTTCGCTTATTGGAGGGATGGCGCATGGGAAAGAAGAGGTGGAGTGGTCTTACCGGGACGAAACCGCGGAGCAGCGCAATGCCCGGATGGGCTGGTGGCGCGAGGCGCGCTTCGGCATGTTCATCCACTGGGGCGTCTATTCCGTGCCGGCTGGAACCTACAAGGGCGAGCAGATCGGCTTCATCGGCGAGTGGATCATGCATCGCGCCCAGATTCCGATTGCGGAATACAAGGAATATGCCAAGCAGTTCAATCCCGTGAAGTACGACCCCGAAGCCTGGGTGCGCATGGCCAAGGATGCGGGCATGAAATACATCGTCATCACCTCGAAGCACCACGACGGCTTTGCGCTGTTCGACACCAAGGCGAGCGACTGGAACGTCGTGCAGGCTTCGCCGTACGGGAAGGATCTGCTCAAGCCGTTGGCCGAAGCTTGCCGGAAGCACGGCATGAAGCTGGGCTTCTACTATTCGCAGGCGCAGGATTGGACGCACCCCGGCGGCTCTTCGAGGGATAATGAATATTGGGACGACGCCCAAAACGGCGATATGGACGAGTTCATCAAAAACATCTCGATTCCCCAGATCAAGGAGCTCTTCACGAACTATGGCGACGTCGCCGTTCTTTGGTGGGACACGGCGCTGCGCATGACCCCCGAACGAGCCAACCTATTCAAGGGCCTCGTGGAGCTTCAGCCCGGAATTATCACCAACGACCGCCTGTTGCGCGGGCATAGCGGCGATATGAAAACCCCGGAACAGCATGTCCCGGCCACCGGTCTCGACTACGACTGGGAATCGTGCATGACCATGAACACGACCTGGGGCTACAAGAGCTACGACGATAACTGGAAATCGAGCGAGCAGCTCATCCGGCACTTGGTCGATGTGGCCAGCAAGGGCGGCAACTATCTCTTGAACGTCGGCCCCATGTCCACCGGCGAGTTTCCGCCGGAGAGCGTCGAGCGCCTCAAGGACATCGGCGACTGGATGGAGGTCAATTCTTCATCAATCTACGGCACCACCGCCAGCCCCTTTATTCGGCTCAAGTGGGGGCGCTGCACCAAGAAGGAATACATCAATTCGTCGCAGCTCTATTTCCATGTGTTCGACTGGCCGGAGGATGGACGGCTGGTGATCGACGGCCTGCGCAACGAGGTGTTGGATGCCTACTTCATGGCCGATCTCCAGCAGCACCCCAAGGTAGAGCGGACGGACAAAGGCGTGGTGCTGCTCCTTCCGGAAAAACCGCTTGATCCGGTGACCACCGTTATTGTCGTGAAGGTGGATGGCAAACTGGATGTGGAGCGGATTATGCCGAAGCAAAATGAGGATGGTGTGCTGGCGCTGAAGCTGGAGGATGCCAACCTCCACGTTCCGGCATATGGCGACCAAATCAAAATCAAGCAGGATGCCAACGGAACCGACTACATCGACGGATGGACGGACTACCGTTGCCGGATCGACTGGCTCGTTCAGATCGACCAGCCGGGCATGTTCGATGTCTACGCCGAGGTGGGCGTTGATGAGACGACTGGGTTCATGCTCCTAGTGGACAAGGCTCGGAAGCCCATGGCGGGCAAAACCACCGGGGGACTCGAAAACTACAAGACCATCAAAGTCGGCCGAATGAAGCTGACGGAAGGGGAACGCACCATCAAAATCTTTCCGCAAAAGCAGAAGTGGACGGCCATGAACTTCCGGTCGATGACCTTGAAGCCCGCCGCCGCACCGCCCGGACAGGAGTAG
- a CDS encoding family 43 glycosylhydrolase — protein sequence MIHIKTILILLLCSAGGVPAQTHTTSPAKGLGIEDGAMRRDPSDIIKVKDQYYVWYTRHTNPEDPSGYDATVWYATSTNGHAWTEQGEALPRGGEERFDEHSVFTPNILVGEDKYWLFYTAVAEPFINRGEMTSKTVIGLAMSDSPDGPWQKLDNPVLKPSDDHEAFDSLRIDDTCLIVRDGKYWMYYKGRQWNNSPGKTKMGVAISDKPEGPYIKHEANPIIHGGHAVVVWPYGEGVAALIGKAGPPGIKNSLQYAPDGITFEKTKDDPNGMRAGGTYRPEAFTDSGKGQMVEWGLHIASKEIRRLPFLERFSFSWENE from the coding sequence ATGATCCATATAAAAACCATTCTGATATTGTTGCTCTGTAGTGCAGGCGGGGTACCAGCTCAAACCCACACCACATCGCCGGCCAAGGGGCTGGGGATCGAGGACGGTGCCATGCGCCGCGACCCCAGCGATATCATCAAGGTAAAAGACCAGTACTATGTCTGGTATACCCGGCACACCAATCCAGAGGATCCAAGCGGATACGATGCAACGGTCTGGTATGCCACCTCAACCAATGGCCATGCGTGGACGGAGCAGGGAGAAGCGCTTCCCCGCGGCGGCGAAGAACGCTTTGATGAACACAGCGTCTTTACCCCCAACATCCTGGTTGGCGAAGACAAATACTGGTTGTTCTACACCGCCGTTGCCGAACCCTTCATTAACCGGGGTGAGATGACTTCAAAAACAGTCATTGGCCTGGCCATGTCCGATTCTCCGGATGGCCCCTGGCAAAAGCTGGATAATCCAGTTCTCAAACCAAGCGATGATCACGAAGCATTCGATAGCCTGCGCATCGATGACACATGCCTGATCGTTCGCGACGGAAAATACTGGATGTATTACAAAGGGCGGCAATGGAACAACTCGCCGGGGAAGACCAAGATGGGCGTAGCCATCAGCGACAAGCCGGAAGGTCCCTATATCAAACACGAAGCCAACCCGATTATTCACGGCGGACATGCAGTCGTTGTGTGGCCTTATGGCGAGGGCGTCGCCGCCTTAATCGGAAAGGCGGGCCCGCCAGGAATCAAGAACTCACTCCAATATGCCCCGGATGGGATCACCTTTGAAAAAACAAAGGATGACCCGAATGGCATGCGAGCCGGAGGGACGTATCGGCCTGAAGCATTTACCGACAGCGGAAAAGGCCAGATGGTTGAATGGGGCCTCCATATCGCGTCTAAAGAAATCCGTCGCCTTCCCTTCCTTGAACGATTCAGCTTTTCGTGGGAGAACGAATAA
- a CDS encoding Gfo/Idh/MocA family protein, producing MTNQICRRKVLAASAAVAAFNIVPSSVLAQSARKDGKSRNNQLPPSERLNLGFVGIGGKGRINIQGCAAHNIHSLCDVDQVRSAPSFKKHPPAKRFEDWRVMLDKEAKNLDAVVITTPDHTHAVVAMAAMQLGLPIYCEKPLTRTISEARILTEYARENKIVCQMGNQGHAREGARLVNEWIKGGLLGDVAEVHCWSDRPIWPQGIVRPKAQPAPSTLNWDLWLGPAPDAPFGGTDKDSVVAPFNWRAYYDYGAGALGDMGAHIMDYPVWALGLGAPLSVEAEFERTNPASAKHTYPSSATVTFQFAARGARPPVTLKWFDGKTLPPRPEALEKERTLTSSGMIFHGSKNSMMCTHKTTPRLFPESAMQAVARAGEIPPKTMQRSPGHYVEWFNAIKANDPSIAKSNFDYAGPLTETILLGCVAERVGAGTKLMWDSKNMKTDHELANRLIQHEYREGWTL from the coding sequence ATGACCAACCAGATATGCCGGAGAAAGGTGTTGGCGGCAAGCGCCGCCGTTGCTGCGTTCAATATTGTTCCATCGTCCGTGCTGGCGCAAAGCGCCCGCAAGGACGGCAAGTCCCGAAATAACCAACTCCCACCGAGCGAACGCCTAAACCTTGGATTTGTCGGTATTGGCGGAAAAGGAAGGATAAACATTCAGGGTTGCGCCGCTCACAATATCCATTCGCTATGCGACGTCGATCAGGTGCGGAGCGCGCCATCCTTCAAAAAGCACCCACCCGCCAAGCGGTTCGAGGACTGGCGCGTGATGCTCGACAAGGAGGCGAAAAACCTCGACGCGGTCGTCATCACCACCCCCGACCACACCCATGCCGTGGTGGCCATGGCCGCCATGCAGCTGGGGCTGCCAATCTATTGCGAAAAGCCACTGACCCGCACCATCTCCGAAGCGCGCATCCTCACGGAATATGCCCGCGAAAACAAAATCGTCTGCCAGATGGGCAACCAGGGCCACGCCCGCGAAGGGGCGCGTTTGGTCAACGAATGGATCAAGGGCGGCCTGCTCGGAGACGTTGCCGAGGTGCACTGCTGGAGCGACCGGCCGATCTGGCCCCAGGGCATCGTCCGCCCGAAAGCGCAACCCGCACCATCCACTTTGAACTGGGATCTCTGGCTGGGGCCGGCTCCCGACGCCCCCTTCGGCGGAACGGACAAGGATTCGGTCGTCGCCCCGTTCAACTGGCGCGCGTATTATGACTATGGAGCCGGAGCGCTCGGCGACATGGGGGCGCATATCATGGACTATCCCGTCTGGGCGCTCGGACTCGGCGCACCGCTGAGCGTCGAGGCGGAATTCGAACGCACGAACCCCGCCAGCGCCAAGCACACCTACCCGTCGTCGGCAACCGTCACCTTCCAGTTCGCGGCGCGCGGCGCCCGGCCCCCGGTCACGTTGAAATGGTTCGACGGGAAAACGCTGCCACCACGCCCGGAAGCGCTGGAAAAGGAACGCACCCTGACCTCCAGTGGCATGATTTTCCACGGTAGCAAAAACAGCATGATGTGCACCCATAAAACAACGCCGCGCCTCTTCCCCGAAAGCGCCATGCAGGCCGTCGCCCGCGCCGGAGAAATTCCCCCGAAGACCATGCAACGCTCGCCCGGCCACTACGTGGAATGGTTCAACGCCATCAAGGCCAACGATCCTTCGATCGCAAAATCCAACTTCGACTATGCCGGGCCACTGACCGAAACCATCCTGCTCGGCTGCGTCGCCGAGCGTGTCGGCGCCGGAACCAAATTAATGTGGGACAGCAAAAACATGAAAACCGACCACGAGCTGGCCAACCGCCTTATTCAGCATGAATATCGCGAAGGTTGGACTTTATAA